The proteins below are encoded in one region of Reichenbachiella sp. 5M10:
- a CDS encoding OmpA family protein: MNSFQTINKHLSLSIAFVSFFTLGFSLVSQGQILKKKQDNQAITDIDTLSSEWEFNIYNFPNINRVNDYYDKTELQKIQKLEADKDWKKLYPALQSYVQKFGIRNFYVDTYWIWRLAKLTEIYGTEEEATSLYKLVLRHHHNNIKIEELELYYDSLNTQETENFVPLDYYYKLVEHRKAIDTIRPPRGVLLNMGRKINSRHADYGPSIGLNNSVLIFTSKRNERRVGLDFIKNEDLFISRKQDGYWELSTDLTQINTHYNEGSACLSRDGKTLYFSRCGSPQGLGNCDLFVATLNEDSVWTDIQNLGTKVNSISWDSHPSLSHTEDTLYYASDRIGGFGLSDIYYTYKNDDGEWMPAQNLGPVINTRKNEVSPFYHPEFEVLFFSSNGQLYKFGEFDIYKSYHKEGAWSEPINIGPLVNGRGSEFYFTIDSQSKDLYYARSATNDLNLLDLYSFPLPMEAQPGAQTSVSGSLTDSLTGKPFTGIVSVIDLDEGVEVSPKYLKPDGSFEFDLINNRNYLLVIQGDEFFRIEEMFYLDGPARFDEVTDHIASRVKFESIEFDPGLAHLKSEMYGDLNKIVNFMYDNPDFFLKISGHTDKFGTDDFNLQLSIDRANTIRDYIVVFGGVAGDRVIAEGFGSDKPIIEDQNQDEHNLNRRVEFEIYRPAKPLQEKTVDELTDEDFD; this comes from the coding sequence GTGAATAGTTTCCAAACTATCAATAAGCACCTCTCTCTTTCAATCGCCTTTGTGAGTTTTTTTACCTTAGGATTCTCTCTCGTTTCCCAAGGCCAAATACTAAAGAAAAAGCAAGACAATCAGGCAATTACAGACATTGACACCCTCAGTTCAGAGTGGGAATTCAACATCTACAACTTCCCAAACATCAACAGAGTCAATGACTATTATGACAAGACAGAGCTTCAAAAAATACAAAAACTGGAAGCAGACAAAGACTGGAAAAAACTCTACCCGGCACTTCAATCCTATGTCCAAAAATTTGGCATCAGAAATTTCTACGTGGACACGTACTGGATTTGGAGACTAGCCAAATTGACAGAGATCTATGGCACAGAAGAAGAAGCGACCTCTCTCTACAAGCTCGTGCTTCGACACCATCACAACAACATCAAAATCGAAGAGCTGGAACTCTACTATGACTCACTCAACACGCAAGAAACTGAAAACTTTGTTCCTCTAGACTACTACTACAAACTCGTCGAACATCGCAAAGCCATCGACACCATTCGCCCACCTAGAGGCGTACTGCTCAACATGGGAAGAAAAATCAACTCTAGACATGCAGACTATGGCCCATCCATCGGACTCAACAACAGTGTATTAATATTCACCTCCAAGCGAAACGAACGCCGTGTTGGGTTGGATTTCATCAAAAATGAAGACCTATTCATCAGCCGTAAACAAGATGGCTACTGGGAGCTCAGTACCGATCTCACACAAATCAACACCCACTACAATGAAGGATCGGCCTGTCTGAGTCGAGACGGCAAGACTCTCTATTTCTCTCGCTGTGGCTCCCCACAGGGGCTGGGCAACTGTGATCTCTTTGTCGCTACGCTCAACGAGGACAGTGTTTGGACGGATATCCAAAATCTAGGCACCAAAGTCAACAGCATCAGCTGGGATTCACACCCATCACTCTCCCATACCGAAGACACCCTCTACTATGCCTCGGACCGCATCGGCGGGTTTGGACTCTCGGATATCTACTACACGTACAAAAATGATGACGGAGAATGGATGCCCGCACAAAACCTCGGACCAGTCATCAACACTCGAAAAAATGAAGTAAGCCCTTTCTATCATCCCGAATTTGAAGTATTGTTCTTTAGTTCTAATGGCCAGCTCTACAAATTCGGAGAATTTGACATCTACAAGTCGTACCACAAAGAGGGAGCGTGGAGCGAACCGATCAACATCGGTCCTCTCGTCAATGGTCGAGGAAGTGAATTTTACTTCACCATAGATTCACAATCCAAGGACCTCTACTACGCGCGCTCCGCCACAAACGACCTCAACCTCCTTGACCTGTACTCCTTTCCTCTACCTATGGAAGCACAACCCGGAGCACAGACTAGTGTATCAGGTTCCTTGACGGACTCTTTGACTGGCAAGCCCTTTACGGGGATTGTATCAGTGATTGACCTAGACGAAGGAGTAGAAGTCTCTCCAAAGTACCTCAAACCTGATGGTTCTTTTGAATTTGACTTGATCAACAATCGCAACTATCTGCTTGTGATCCAAGGAGACGAATTTTTCAGAATCGAGGAGATGTTTTACCTCGATGGGCCTGCGAGATTCGACGAAGTGACAGACCACATTGCCAGCCGGGTCAAATTCGAATCCATCGAATTTGACCCAGGACTCGCTCACCTCAAAAGTGAAATGTATGGGGACCTCAATAAGATCGTCAATTTCATGTACGACAACCCAGACTTCTTCCTCAAGATCTCAGGACATACGGACAAGTTCGGTACAGATGATTTCAACCTACAACTCTCCATCGATCGAGCCAATACTATCCGAGACTACATCGTGGTGTTCGGAGGGGTGGCAGGTGATCGTGTCATTGCAGAAGGCTTTGGTAGTGACAAACCCATCATAGAGGATCAAAACCAAGACGAACACAATCTCAACCGACGCGTCGAATTTGAAATCTACCGTCCAGCCAAACCTCTCCAGGAAAAAACAGTTGACGAATTGACGGACGAAGACTTTGATTAG
- a CDS encoding Glu/Leu/Phe/Val dehydrogenase dimerization domain-containing protein produces the protein MKELLKQFESKRPEVIFEWHDDETDAEGWVVINSLRGGAAGGGTRMRKGLNRNEVESLAKTMEIKFSISGPPIGGAKSGINFDPNDPRKQQVLERWYAAVKPLLKHYYGTGGDLNIDEILEVIPITETNGLWHPQEGVFNGHFQPNQADKINRIGQLRHGVIKVIDEAQYSPSPSRKFTVADMITGFGVAESIVHYYALWGGNLANKRVTIQGWGNVGAAAAFYLANQGAKIVGIIDREGGLIQPQGFSKTEVKELFLNKKGNQLQHPDLLSFEETDNRIWHLDTDIFIPAAASRLLQRIHIDKLIGSGLELIACGANVPFADEEIFYGPISEYADQNLSVIPDFIANCGMARVFAYFMEGKANLSDQAIFEDTSRTIYKALEKIHHHNKTKIGLTNTAFENSLAQLIPQPKIPML, from the coding sequence GTGAAAGAATTGCTAAAACAGTTTGAAAGCAAACGCCCGGAGGTGATATTCGAGTGGCACGATGACGAAACGGACGCTGAAGGCTGGGTAGTCATCAACTCCCTACGTGGTGGTGCAGCTGGAGGAGGCACACGCATGCGCAAAGGACTCAACCGCAACGAGGTAGAATCTCTAGCCAAAACTATGGAAATCAAATTTAGCATCTCAGGGCCACCCATAGGAGGTGCTAAGTCAGGCATCAACTTTGACCCCAATGACCCACGAAAGCAGCAAGTACTAGAGCGCTGGTACGCAGCGGTCAAACCCCTGCTCAAACACTACTACGGCACAGGAGGCGACCTCAACATCGATGAGATACTAGAAGTCATCCCTATCACAGAGACCAATGGGCTATGGCACCCACAAGAGGGGGTATTCAACGGGCACTTCCAACCCAACCAAGCGGACAAAATCAACCGAATCGGTCAGCTTCGTCATGGCGTCATCAAAGTCATTGATGAAGCACAATACTCCCCCTCGCCTAGCCGAAAATTTACAGTCGCAGACATGATCACTGGATTTGGCGTAGCAGAGAGTATCGTCCACTACTACGCGCTATGGGGTGGCAATCTTGCCAACAAACGAGTCACGATCCAAGGCTGGGGCAATGTAGGAGCAGCTGCGGCTTTCTACCTAGCTAACCAAGGAGCCAAGATCGTAGGGATCATAGACCGAGAAGGCGGACTCATCCAACCTCAAGGATTCAGCAAGACTGAGGTCAAAGAGCTATTTCTAAACAAAAAAGGTAATCAACTACAACACCCTGACTTGCTCTCGTTCGAAGAAACAGACAATCGCATATGGCACCTAGACACGGACATCTTTATTCCGGCAGCCGCATCGCGACTGTTGCAACGTATCCATATAGACAAGCTCATCGGTTCGGGACTAGAGCTCATCGCCTGTGGGGCTAATGTCCCCTTTGCCGATGAAGAAATCTTCTACGGTCCAATCAGCGAATATGCCGATCAAAATCTCTCGGTGATTCCTGACTTCATCGCCAACTGCGGTATGGCCCGTGTCTTTGCTTATTTCATGGAGGGCAAAGCTAACCTCTCGGACCAAGCGATCTTCGAAGACACTTCCCGTACCATCTACAAGGCCTTGGAAAAAATCCATCACCACAACAAAACAAAAATTGGTCTTACAAATACAGCTTTTGAGAACTCACTGGCTCAATTGATCCCTCAACCCAAAATCCCCATGTTATGA
- a CDS encoding PAS domain-containing sensor histidine kinase, with protein sequence MSSEKHLLDLINHSHDRLWSYDRDLICLVVNEVMRQDYQLAFGEALKPGMHVLDHVPEPLCSQWEARYRKVLDGETQVFVERFDMEGIPEYMQVTIVPIIEGGQIIGGACTSRNMSEQRRAEIKVLQNEAYLIAQIENTTNPIWSVDRNYRLLTINSAMNQGYLEAFDVDLKVGDDIVSSIPEGLGIRDSWKERYQRALTGERFSVIEEYDVYEEPVFVEISYNPIRVGDEILGVACFSQDITAIRNSELALKKEVETKDKFFSIIAHDLRGPVGNIRELVKLLTSTDAAVSVEQKKQVVAHLEKTSIHVYELLDKLLTWALSQQKMVQVSQEKVNVAEVVEESIRAHRSSAVSKGVSTIVHVDPKVELVADKRLLMSTIANIYNNAVKYTQEQGRVTIEMEDRGAYYQFCVKDTGVGMNATLLKTLFDESEMQTQPGTKNEKGTGLGLLLCQEFIKLNQGEIWVESEPGIGSSFYFTIPKSD encoded by the coding sequence ATGAGTTCGGAAAAGCACCTATTGGATCTAATCAATCATAGTCATGACCGTTTGTGGTCTTATGATCGTGACTTGATTTGTTTGGTAGTCAACGAGGTGATGCGTCAAGATTATCAATTGGCGTTTGGTGAGGCTTTGAAGCCAGGGATGCATGTACTGGACCATGTTCCTGAGCCGCTGTGTTCGCAGTGGGAAGCGAGGTATCGCAAAGTTCTAGACGGAGAAACACAGGTGTTTGTCGAGCGCTTCGATATGGAAGGTATTCCCGAGTATATGCAGGTCACCATCGTGCCGATTATAGAGGGTGGACAAATCATTGGCGGAGCTTGTACTTCTCGCAACATGAGTGAGCAAAGGCGCGCAGAGATCAAAGTTTTGCAGAATGAAGCCTACCTCATCGCGCAAATAGAAAACACGACAAATCCTATCTGGTCCGTAGATCGAAATTATCGACTATTGACCATCAACAGCGCCATGAATCAAGGGTATTTGGAGGCTTTTGATGTGGATCTGAAAGTGGGAGACGATATTGTCAGTTCGATACCAGAGGGGTTAGGTATTCGGGATAGTTGGAAAGAAAGATACCAAAGAGCTTTGACTGGAGAGCGCTTTTCGGTGATCGAAGAGTACGATGTGTATGAAGAGCCTGTTTTTGTGGAAATATCGTACAACCCTATCCGGGTGGGAGATGAAATTTTGGGTGTAGCCTGTTTCAGTCAGGATATCACGGCCATTCGAAACTCTGAATTGGCATTGAAAAAGGAAGTAGAAACCAAAGATAAATTCTTCTCCATAATTGCCCATGACCTGCGTGGGCCAGTGGGTAATATTCGTGAATTGGTCAAGTTGCTGACCTCTACTGATGCTGCGGTTTCGGTAGAGCAAAAGAAGCAGGTTGTTGCTCATCTTGAGAAAACATCGATTCATGTCTATGAATTGTTGGATAAGTTGCTGACTTGGGCTCTGTCTCAGCAGAAAATGGTTCAAGTGAGTCAAGAAAAAGTCAATGTGGCGGAAGTCGTAGAGGAGAGTATCAGAGCCCATCGATCGAGCGCCGTGTCCAAAGGGGTGTCTACTATCGTACACGTCGATCCCAAGGTGGAACTGGTAGCCGACAAGCGGCTCCTGATGAGCACGATCGCTAATATCTACAACAATGCCGTCAAATACACTCAGGAGCAGGGTCGAGTCACGATCGAAATGGAGGATCGTGGAGCTTATTATCAGTTTTGTGTCAAGGATACGGGAGTAGGGATGAATGCAACTCTCTTGAAGACGCTCTTTGATGAGTCAGAAATGCAAACTCAACCAGGAACCAAGAATGAAAAAGGGACTGGGTTAGGTTTGTTGCTCTGTCAGGAGTTTATCAAACTCAATCAAGGAGAGATTTGGGTAGAAAGTGAGCCTGGAATAGGGAGTTCATTTTATTTCACTATCCCCAAATCCGATTGA
- the lon gene encoding endopeptidase La: protein MFSTSILSDLAEEDSGDLIPLDLTGDDSEIHQEDLPDDLPILPLKNAVLFPGVVIPITVGRQKSIRLVKKAYRTNKIIGVTAQKNPQAEDPKEKEIYKVGTVAKILKMLVLPDGNTTIIIQGKKRMSIEQVVQENPYMTAKVKLLEENFESGEESLTTAIVHSLKDCAKKILKLNPDIPKEAQVALESIDSFSFLTHFLCSNINTDVKDKQKLLDINDGTKRAELLLQYMLKDIQVLELKHEIQNKVNTDIDQQQRDYYLRQQMRVLQDELGQGSPEQELEDLREQGMKKNWPVEVAQHFHKELDKILRMNPMAAEYPVAMNYAELLVELPWNNMSEDNFDLKRAKKILDQDHFGLEKVKDRIIEYLAVRKLKNDLKGPILCLFGPPGVGKTSLGKSIAKALNREYVRMSLGGVHDEAEIRGHRKTYIGAMPGKVIQNINKSKVSNPVFVLDEIDKLSSDMRGDPSSALLEVLDPEQNNAFKDNFLEVEYDLSKVLFIATANSLDTIQPALRDRMEIIEITGYTMEEKVEIAKKHLFPKQLEEHGLKPSDLMIDKRAIAKVIDDYTRESGVRNLERKMGKIVRDAAKSLAMEEEYQKKVDKDQVRRILGAEVFDKELYQNNKLAGIVTGLAWTSVGGEILFIESSLSRGKGKLTLSGQLGDVMKESAMTALSYLRSNAEALGINYKTFDNYDLHVHVPAGAVPKDGPSAGITMLTSLASMYTQRKVKDKLAMTGEITLRGKVLPVGGIKEKMLAAKRAGIKEIILCSKNRKDIDEIDERYVKGLTFHFVETVDEVLDIALLPQRVEQPMKFEFTDK, encoded by the coding sequence ATGTTTTCAACAAGCATACTTTCAGATTTGGCAGAGGAGGATTCAGGGGATTTGATACCATTGGATTTGACAGGAGATGATTCTGAAATACATCAAGAGGATTTACCAGACGATTTACCTATACTGCCGCTGAAAAATGCGGTGTTGTTTCCTGGTGTAGTGATTCCGATCACTGTAGGGAGACAAAAATCCATTCGGTTGGTCAAAAAGGCATACCGTACCAATAAGATCATAGGAGTGACGGCTCAGAAAAATCCGCAAGCAGAAGATCCGAAGGAAAAGGAGATATACAAAGTAGGGACAGTAGCTAAGATATTGAAGATGTTGGTTTTGCCGGATGGCAATACGACCATCATCATTCAGGGCAAAAAGCGTATGTCGATAGAGCAGGTGGTACAAGAAAATCCCTATATGACGGCTAAGGTCAAGTTGCTCGAGGAAAATTTTGAATCTGGTGAAGAGAGTCTGACTACTGCGATTGTACATTCGCTCAAAGACTGTGCAAAGAAGATTCTCAAGCTCAACCCAGATATCCCGAAGGAAGCTCAAGTGGCATTAGAAAGTATAGATAGCTTCAGCTTCTTGACGCATTTTTTGTGCTCCAACATCAACACGGATGTCAAAGACAAACAAAAATTGCTCGATATCAATGACGGTACCAAGCGTGCGGAGCTGTTGCTACAGTATATGCTCAAGGATATTCAGGTACTCGAACTCAAACATGAAATCCAAAACAAAGTCAATACAGACATAGATCAGCAGCAGCGCGATTATTACCTTCGGCAGCAGATGCGTGTATTGCAGGATGAGCTAGGGCAGGGGAGCCCAGAGCAAGAGCTGGAAGATTTGCGTGAGCAAGGGATGAAGAAAAACTGGCCAGTGGAAGTTGCACAGCATTTTCACAAAGAGCTAGACAAAATATTGCGCATGAATCCAATGGCTGCCGAATATCCAGTAGCTATGAACTATGCTGAGCTACTCGTAGAGCTGCCTTGGAACAATATGTCTGAGGATAATTTTGACTTGAAACGTGCCAAAAAGATTTTGGATCAGGATCACTTTGGCTTGGAGAAAGTCAAAGATCGTATCATCGAATACTTGGCGGTGAGAAAGTTGAAAAATGACCTGAAGGGGCCGATTTTGTGTCTATTTGGCCCTCCAGGTGTGGGGAAAACATCTCTAGGTAAGTCTATTGCAAAGGCTCTCAATAGAGAGTATGTGCGTATGTCTTTGGGAGGTGTACATGATGAAGCAGAGATACGGGGACACCGCAAAACATATATTGGTGCCATGCCTGGCAAGGTGATTCAGAATATCAACAAGTCAAAAGTATCCAACCCAGTTTTCGTACTGGATGAGATAGATAAACTGTCATCGGATATGCGTGGAGACCCCTCTTCGGCACTGCTCGAGGTATTGGACCCAGAACAAAACAATGCATTCAAGGATAATTTTCTAGAAGTAGAGTATGACCTGTCGAAGGTGCTTTTCATTGCGACAGCCAACTCACTGGATACTATTCAGCCTGCACTGCGTGACCGAATGGAGATCATTGAGATCACTGGATATACGATGGAGGAAAAAGTAGAGATAGCCAAAAAGCACCTCTTCCCAAAACAACTCGAAGAACATGGGTTGAAGCCTTCGGATCTGATGATTGACAAACGAGCAATTGCCAAAGTGATCGATGACTATACACGTGAGTCCGGGGTACGTAATCTCGAACGAAAGATGGGGAAAATAGTGAGGGATGCTGCCAAATCTCTCGCCATGGAAGAGGAGTATCAAAAGAAAGTAGACAAGGACCAAGTGAGACGAATTTTGGGAGCGGAGGTATTTGACAAAGAACTCTACCAAAACAATAAATTGGCAGGGATTGTGACAGGTTTGGCTTGGACTTCTGTAGGTGGTGAGATATTATTCATCGAGTCGAGTTTGAGCCGTGGCAAGGGTAAATTGACGCTCTCGGGTCAGCTTGGGGACGTGATGAAAGAATCGGCAATGACTGCCCTTTCTTATTTGAGGTCCAATGCAGAGGCTTTGGGGATCAACTACAAGACCTTTGACAACTATGATCTTCATGTGCATGTGCCTGCGGGTGCTGTGCCAAAGGATGGGCCGTCAGCGGGGATTACAATGTTGACATCTTTGGCTTCTATGTATACCCAGAGAAAAGTGAAGGACAAACTGGCTATGACAGGTGAAATCACGTTGCGCGGCAAGGTGCTGCCTGTTGGAGGGATCAAGGAGAAGATGCTAGCCGCGAAGCGTGCAGGGATCAAGGAGATCATTCTTTGCAGCAAAAACCGCAAGGATATTGATGAGATTGACGAACGCTACGTCAAGGGGCTTACCTTTCACTTTGTAGAAACTGTGGATGAAGTGCTGGATATTGCACTATTGCCACAGCGTGTAGAGCAACCGATGAAGTTTGAGTTTACGGATAAGTAA
- a CDS encoding nitroreductase family protein, giving the protein MKTKDINGFTHVKYAADHYTEEEMLQRSEAFYQWIDRRRSVREISDRSFPRQVLDQIILAASTAPSGAHKQPWTFCVVSNPEIKAKIREASEKEERESYESRMSERWKDDLKPIGTNWHKPFLEKAPYLVILFKRVYELDSEGKKINNYYVNESVGIAAGMFISAVHHAGLVTLTHTPSPMNFLADILGRPANERAYLVLPVGYPDADVYVPDFKRKPLDEVCVNY; this is encoded by the coding sequence ATGAAAACCAAAGACATCAATGGGTTTACACATGTAAAATATGCAGCAGATCACTATACTGAAGAGGAAATGTTGCAGCGCAGTGAGGCTTTCTATCAGTGGATTGATAGAAGACGTAGTGTACGGGAGATTTCAGACCGTTCGTTTCCCAGACAGGTTCTGGATCAGATCATCTTGGCAGCCTCTACAGCTCCCTCAGGAGCACATAAGCAGCCTTGGACATTTTGTGTGGTGAGCAATCCGGAAATTAAAGCCAAGATTAGAGAGGCATCTGAAAAGGAAGAAAGAGAGAGCTACGAGTCCCGGATGAGTGAGCGATGGAAGGATGATCTCAAGCCCATCGGAACGAACTGGCACAAGCCGTTTTTGGAGAAAGCACCGTATTTGGTGATCTTGTTTAAACGGGTCTATGAACTGGACTCGGAAGGCAAGAAAATTAACAACTACTATGTCAACGAATCGGTGGGGATCGCCGCTGGGATGTTCATCTCGGCAGTTCATCATGCTGGCTTGGTGACACTGACGCATACACCGAGCCCGATGAATTTTCTCGCAGACATCTTGGGTCGACCAGCCAACGAACGGGCCTACTTGGTGCTACCTGTAGGCTATCCTGATGCGGACGTGTACGTACCAGACTTCAAACGCAAGCCTTTGGACGAGGTCTGCGTGAACTATTGA
- a CDS encoding Lrp/AsnC family transcriptional regulator: MALLDEVDIKMLDILQREGRITNKALAERLGLSTTPVFDRMKRLEKEGVIKQYVALIDQRKIDKKLTVFVFISLKNHTRSYLDKFIGEMNEYPEVQECYHIAGDFDYMLKIVSRDIESFQAFILAKLSVNSNIAHVKSQFVLSKNKHTTAFKID; encoded by the coding sequence ATGGCACTTTTAGACGAAGTAGATATCAAAATGCTGGATATTTTGCAGCGAGAGGGTCGCATCACCAACAAGGCATTAGCCGAAAGGCTGGGGCTGTCCACCACACCTGTGTTTGATCGGATGAAGCGATTGGAAAAAGAAGGTGTGATCAAGCAGTATGTAGCCCTGATCGATCAACGAAAGATTGACAAGAAGCTGACTGTTTTTGTGTTCATTTCACTCAAAAACCATACGAGGTCCTATTTGGATAAATTCATTGGGGAGATGAACGAATACCCAGAGGTACAAGAATGCTACCATATAGCGGGGGATTTTGATTACATGCTCAAGATCGTGAGTCGAGATATCGAGTCGTTTCAAGCATTTATTTTGGCCAAACTTTCGGTCAACTCCAATATCGCTCATGTCAAGAGTCAATTTGTATTGTCCAAAAACAAGCATACCACAGCCTTTAAAATAGATTGA